One part of the Lotus japonicus ecotype B-129 chromosome 2, LjGifu_v1.2 genome encodes these proteins:
- the LOC130740220 gene encoding protein ENHANCED DISEASE RESISTANCE 2-like, whose translation MATKVVYEGWMVRYGRRKIGRSFIHMRYFVLESRLLAYYKRKPQDNQVPIKTLLIDGNCRVEDRGLKTHHGHMVYVLCVYNKKEKNHRIMMAAFNIQEALIWKEKIEYVIDQHQGAQPSNGNKYISFEYKSGMDNGKTASSSDRESQFSAQEDEDESQPNLLRRTTIGNGPPESIFDWTREIDSDLSNQNINNQAFSRKHWRLLQCQNGLRIFEELLEVDYLPRSCSRAMKAVGVVEASCEEIFELVMSMDGTRFEWDCSFQHGSLVEEVDGHTAILYHRLLLDWFPMFVWPRDLCYVRYWRRNDDGSYVVLFRSREHENCSPQPGCVRAHIESGGYNISPLKPRNGRPRTQVQHLMQIDLKGWGAGYVPSFQQHCLRQMLNSVAGLREWFAQADERSAPPRIPVMVNMSSTAVSSKGQKPNDLSMHPTSLDQINFASRNSALMDEYSDEDEDFQIAEPEQEAFQSDLDNDVRRIALEEEPATVIDLSSFSGNLRRDDRDNARDCWKISDGNNFRVRSKHFCHDKSKVPAGKHLLDLVAVDWFKDSKRMDHVARRNGCAAQVASEKGFFSFIINLQVPGSTHYSMVFYFVTKELVPGSLLQRFVDGDDEFRNSRFKLIPSVPKGSWIVRQSVGSTPCLLGKAVDCNYIRGPKYLEIDVDIGSSTVANGVLGLVVGVITTLVVDMAFLVQANTPDELPERLIGAVRVSHLELKSAIVPKLEPDLS comes from the exons ATGGCGACGAAGGTGGTTTACGAAGGGTGGATGGTGCGGTATGGCCGCCGTAAGATCGGGCGATCGTTCATCCACATGAGGTACTTCGTGCTGGAGTCGCGGCTGCTTGCATATTACAAGAGGAAACCGCAGGATAATCAG GTTCCCATTAAAACACTGCTAATTGATGGCAACTGTAGAGTAGAGGATAGAGGCTTGAAGACCCATCATGGACAT ATGGTTTATGTTTTGTGTGTTTAcaacaagaaagaaaagaacCATCGAATTATG ATGGCAGCATTTAATATCCAAGAGGCCCTAATCTGGAAGGAAAAAATTGAGTATGTCATTGATCAG CATCAGGGAGCACAGCCATCAAATGGCAACAAGTATATTTCTTTTGAGTACAAATCTGGAATGGACAATGGGAAGACAGCTTCTTCCTCAGACCGTGAAAGCCA GTTCAGTGCTCAGGAGGATGAAGATGAGTCTCAACCAAATTTGTTAAGGAGGACAACAATTGGAAATG GTCCTCCTGAATCAATTTTTGACTGGACACGAGAAATTGATTCAGATTTGTCAAATCAGAATATCAATAACCAAGCATTTTCAAGAAAGCATTGGCGTCTTTTACAATGCCAAAATG GACTTCGTATTTTTGAAGAACTTCTTGAAGTTGACTACCTT CCAAGGAGCTGTAGTAGAGCTATGAAGGCAGTGGGTGTTGTGGAGGCCAGTTGTGAAGAAATTTTTGAGCTTGTAATGAGCATGGATGGGACACGGTTTGA ATGGGATTGCAGTTTCCAACACGGTAGTTTAGTTGAGGAGGTGGATGGGCATACCGCTATTCTCTATCACCGACTTCTGCTGGACTGGTTCCCAAT GTTTGTATGGCCTCGTGATCTTTGTTATGTACGTTACTGGCGGCGAAATGATGATGGAAGTTATG TGGTTTTATTTCGCTCTAGGGAACATGAGAATTGCAGTCCACAGCCAGGGTGTGTTCGGGCACATATTGAGA GTGGAGGATATAATATTTCCCCTTTAAAACCTCGAAATGGGAGGCCCAGGACACAAGTCCAGCATCTTATGCAGATTGATTTAAAGGGTTGGGGTGCAGGTTACGTACCATCTTTTCAGCAGCATTGTCTCCGCCAAATGTTAAACAGTGTGGCTG GTTTACGTGAATGGTTTGCCCAAGCGGATGAAAGGAGTGCTCCTCCTCGAATTCCCGTAATGGTTAATATGTCCTCAACAGCTGTCTCTTCAAAGGGTCAGAAGCCAAATGATTTATCTATGCATCCTACTTCCCTCGATCAAATAAATTTTGCAAGTAGAAATTCTGCTTTGATGGATGaatattctgatgaagatgaagattttcAAATAGCAGAACCTGAGCAAGAG GCATTCCAAAGTGATCTTGATAATGATGTGAGAAGAATAG CCTTGGAGGAAGAACCAGCAACTGTGATTGACTTATCTTCCTTCTCGGGTAATTTACGCCGAGATGATCGTGATAATGCTCGGGACTGCTGGAAAATTTCTGATGGAAATAACTTCAGAGTCAGAAGCAAGCATTTTTGCCATGACAAATCAAAG GTTCCTGCGGGCAAGCATTTGCTGGATCTTGTTGCTGTTGATTGGTTTAAGGACTCAAAAAGAATGGACCATGTGGCTAGGCGTAATGGTTGTGCAGCACAA GTTGCATCAGAAAAAGGATTTTTCTCCTTTATCATCAATCTTCAA GTGCCCGGATCAACCCACTACAGTATGGTGTTCTATTTTGTGACAAAGGAGCTAGTTCCTGGATCCCTTTTGCAACGGTTtgttgatggtgatgatgaattCCGAAACAGCAGGTTTAAGCTCATCCCATCAGTTCCAAAG GGCTCATGGATTGTACGCCAAAGTGTTGGGAGTACTCCTTGTTTACTGGGAAAGGCAGTTGATTGCAACTATATTCGCGGTCCCAAGTATTTAGAA aTTGATGTAGATATTGGTTCTTCTACGGTTGCTAATGGAGTTTTGGGGCTGGTTGTTGGTGTGATTACAACATTGGTGGTTGATATGGCTTTTCTTGTACAG GCAAATACTCCTGATGAGTTGCCCGAGAGGCTTATTGGAGCTGTTCGTGTTTCTCATTTAGAGCTTAAATCGGCCATAGTCCCGAAACTGGAACCAGATCTATCTTGA